The following coding sequences lie in one Chelmon rostratus isolate fCheRos1 chromosome 2, fCheRos1.pri, whole genome shotgun sequence genomic window:
- the rybpb gene encoding RING1 and YY1-binding protein B isoform X1 produces the protein MGDKKSPTRPKRQAKQSADDGYWDCSVCTFRNTAEAFKCSICDVRKGTSTRKPRINSQLVAQQVAQQYPMPPPPKKERRERSERTDKERPDGEGERANGEGRPEGERPERVRPEGDTPEKEKSDKEQPIKDKPDTEKDISPAVTKKPSSKKTRSVPKSDNHQSPPSDKHSIQSGKSATKTNKNSHISRPKLKNVDRSTAQQLAITVGNVTVIITDFKEKTRSSSTSSSTITSSAGSEQQHQSSGSESMDKGSSRASTPKGDLSVGHDESF, from the exons ATGGGCGACAAAAAGAGCCCTACCAG GCCGAAAAGACAAGCCAAACAGAGCGCTGATGACGGCTACTGGGACTGTAGCGTCTGCACCTTCAGGAACACCGCCGAGGCTTTCAAATGCAGCATCTGCGATGTGAGGAAGGGCACATCCACAAG GAAACCCAGGATCAACTCCCAGCTGGTTGCCCAGCAGGTGGCTCAGCAGTACCCGATGCCTCCCCCGCCCAAGAAGGAGcggagggagaggagcgagCGCACAGACAAGGAGCGCCCGGATGGCGAAGGAGAGCGCGCCAACGGAGAGGGACGCCCAGAGGGAGAGCGTCCAGAGAGAGTGAGGCCAGAGGGAGACACTCCCGAGAAGGAAAAGAGCGACAAAGAACAGCCAATCAAAGACAAACCCGACACAGAGAAGGACATCAGCCCAGCCGTCACAAAGAAGCCCAGCAGCAAAAAGACCAGGTCAGT acCCAAATCAGACAACCATCAGAGCCCACCCAGTGACAAACACAGCATACAGTCTGGCAAATCAGCAACCAAGACCAACAAGAACTCTCACATTTCCAG GCCCAAACTGAAGAACGTGGACCGGAGTACCGCCCAGCAGTTGGCTATCACCGTAGGGAACGTGACAGTCATCATAACAGACTTTAAGGAGAAGACCCGCTCCTCCTCGACGTCCTCGTCCACCATCACGTCCAGCGCGGGCTCTGAACAACAGCACCAGAGCTCCGGCTCCGAGAGCATGGACAAGGGCTCGTCGCGCGCCTCCACACCTAAAGGGGATCTGTCTGTGGGGCACGACGAGTCGTTCTGA
- the rybpb gene encoding RING1 and YY1-binding protein B isoform X2 translates to MGDKKSPTRPKRQAKQSADDGYWDCSVCTFRNTAEAFKCSICDVRKGTSTRKPRINSQLVAQQVAQQYPMPPPPKKERRERSERTDKERPDGEGERANGEGRPEGERPERVRPEGDTPEKEKSDKEQPIKDKPDTEKDISPAVTKKPSSKKTRPKSDNHQSPPSDKHSIQSGKSATKTNKNSHISRPKLKNVDRSTAQQLAITVGNVTVIITDFKEKTRSSSTSSSTITSSAGSEQQHQSSGSESMDKGSSRASTPKGDLSVGHDESF, encoded by the exons ATGGGCGACAAAAAGAGCCCTACCAG GCCGAAAAGACAAGCCAAACAGAGCGCTGATGACGGCTACTGGGACTGTAGCGTCTGCACCTTCAGGAACACCGCCGAGGCTTTCAAATGCAGCATCTGCGATGTGAGGAAGGGCACATCCACAAG GAAACCCAGGATCAACTCCCAGCTGGTTGCCCAGCAGGTGGCTCAGCAGTACCCGATGCCTCCCCCGCCCAAGAAGGAGcggagggagaggagcgagCGCACAGACAAGGAGCGCCCGGATGGCGAAGGAGAGCGCGCCAACGGAGAGGGACGCCCAGAGGGAGAGCGTCCAGAGAGAGTGAGGCCAGAGGGAGACACTCCCGAGAAGGAAAAGAGCGACAAAGAACAGCCAATCAAAGACAAACCCGACACAGAGAAGGACATCAGCCCAGCCGTCACAAAGAAGCCCAGCAGCAAAAAGACCAG acCCAAATCAGACAACCATCAGAGCCCACCCAGTGACAAACACAGCATACAGTCTGGCAAATCAGCAACCAAGACCAACAAGAACTCTCACATTTCCAG GCCCAAACTGAAGAACGTGGACCGGAGTACCGCCCAGCAGTTGGCTATCACCGTAGGGAACGTGACAGTCATCATAACAGACTTTAAGGAGAAGACCCGCTCCTCCTCGACGTCCTCGTCCACCATCACGTCCAGCGCGGGCTCTGAACAACAGCACCAGAGCTCCGGCTCCGAGAGCATGGACAAGGGCTCGTCGCGCGCCTCCACACCTAAAGGGGATCTGTCTGTGGGGCACGACGAGTCGTTCTGA